One region of Dysidea avara chromosome 1, odDysAvar1.4, whole genome shotgun sequence genomic DNA includes:
- the LOC136254948 gene encoding uncharacterized protein isoform X1, with amino-acid sequence MSNYFLFTLLTLISGSQLDISNVAPDSYWVYQSNQYNSSLPYLQDSRCSATRDDKIDSNNDSSQRNSMLLNCSQPSALFDGSIGRYIPNLPETSDLLKHYTWQKSITPNPFVAMKYIQPLVELTNITLYLYKEERLNIHLPVISVCTSTSQNFSQCDDVEISPRHQFNDGVVAWPVTLLTPARSVTFLNISFQYELETVHQWIFLSEVRVRQRQAPQITITPTGYGIAGRPLVLRCSFPPTNQTVNITWIFTNTNSEENTVTLAEYTTLTPSNGYGEFTIPNFQSRHSGNYRCLILVLNGDIVLEEISSIERTVKIAVPPTLSHPPQNVTTYTNSLAFFQCGISNETFPPANVEWFKGSEVLNIDDDNLFVSPNNNTLIIHSSTSADEGEYHCQALNDVGSVTSDDVTLTVIDQSSGDDPPGVVTNISVQPVSQTQVRVKWYPPKLLIFYPHSLQYRIYWDDVEDGASLSVENARQFSELLPSSQTDYLVKDLNQAYKLSIIIVAYFYTEKGKASQSVRGRTYGNVPVELPGSVSVTRSNNNRTIEVRWNTIVPNRGQGEGDVYRYDIRYYKCGEQDNAIIIDGDHPPAMSDQQMKTIPNVDPDTEYSVQVRVIVLIQSEPDVRFGVGRWSGDVCKDSTAPMEDNDTAAGYLTFILGSLAALFVIGFTVTVICITVLLRWRKRRLTLKCNNIRTHSENMNTSVTLSVSISTNVDINHSNGVQDVEMTVNPSYGVIEQLI; translated from the exons ATGAGTAACTACTTTCTGTTTACTCTGCTAACACTGATCAGTGGATCACAGCTTGATATCAGTAATG TAGCACCAGATTCCTATTGGGTCTATCAGTCTAACCAATATAACAGTAGTCTGCCATATCTGCAAGATAGTAGATGCAGTGCAACAAGAGATGATAAGATCGACAGCAATAATGATAGCAGTCAAAGAAATTCAATGCTGTTGAATTGTTCACAACCATCAGCTCTGTTTGATGGAAGTATTGGTAGATACATTCCTAATTTACCAGAAACTAGTGACTTACTAAAACACTACACATGGCAGAAATCAATCACTCCTAATCCATTTGTTGCAATGAAATATATACAGCCACTAGTAGAGCTTACTAACATTACATTGTATTTATATAAAGAAGAAAGACTAAACATACACCTTCCTGTTATTAGTGTGTGTACATCTACTTCACAAAATTTCTCACAATGTGATGATGTTGAGATATCACCAAGACATCAGTTTAATGATGGTGTGGTAGCTTGGCCAGTGACACTCCTCACACCTGCAAGATCAGTAACATTCTTAAATATTTCCTTTCAGTATGAACTTGAGACTGTTCACCAGTGGATATTCCTTAGTGAAGTGAGAGTGCGACAGAGGCaag CTCCACAGATTACTATCACTCCTACTGGGTATGGCATAGCAGGTAGACCGCTAGTACTCAGATGTAGCTTTCCACCAACAAATCAAACCGTCAACATAACATGGATCTTCACTAATACCAACAGTGAGGAAAATACTGTGACACTAGCTGAATACACTACTCTAACACCCAGTAATGGATATGGAGAATTCACCATTCCTAACTTTCAGTCTCGGCATTCTGGTAATTACAGATGTTTGATCCTTGTGTTAAATGGTGATATTGTGCTGGAAGAGATTAGCAGCATTGAGAGGACTGTCAAAATAGCAG TTCCTCCCACCCTATCACACCCTCCACAAAATGTGACTACCTACACAAACTCGCTGGCATTCTTTCAGTGTGGTATCAGTAATGAGACCTTCCCACCTGCCAATGTTGAATGGTTTAAAGGATCAGAAGTACTGAACATTGATGATGATAACCTCTTTGTTTCACCCAACAATAATACTTTGATAATACATTCCAGCACTAGTGCAGATGAAGGGGAATATCACTGCCAAGCACTGAATGATGTTGGGTCAGTCACAAGTGATGATGTAACCCTGACAGTGATAGACCAATCTTCTggtg ATGATCCTCCAGGTGTTGTAACAAATATATCAGTTCAGCCAGTTAGCCAGACACAGGTCAGAGTGAAATGGTACCCACcaaaacttttaattttttatcCTCACTCACTACAGTACAGG ATTTATTGGGATGATGTTGAAGATGGCGCATCACTTAGTGTAGAAAATGCAAGACAGTTTTCAGAGTTGCTACCTTCATCACAAACTGACTACCTTGTCAAAGATCTCAACCAAGCATACAAACTTTCAATCATTATTGTTGCTTATTTTTACACTGAGAAGGGTAAAGCAAGTCAATCAGTAAGAGGCCGCACTTATGGCAATG TCCCAGTAGAACTACCTGGCTCTGTTTCAGTCACACGTTCTAATAACAACAGAACAATTGAAGTGAGATGGAATACGATAGTTCCCAATCGTGGTCAAGGTGAAGGAGATGTGTATCGATATGATATTAGATATTATAAATGTGGAGAGCAAGATAATGCAATAATCATTGATGGAGACCATCCCCCAGCGATGTCCGACCAACAGATGAAGACCATTCCTAATGTAGACCCTGATACTGAGTATAGTGTACAAGTCAGAGTGATTGTGTTGATACAGAGTGAACCTGATGTGAGGTTTGGAGTTGGCAGATGGTCTGGAGATGTTTGCAAGGACTCCACTG CACCTATGGAGGATAATGACACAGCTGCAGGGTATCTCACTTTTATTTTGGGCAGTCTGGCAGCTTTGTTTGTTATCGGATTCACTGTTACTGTAATATGTATCACTGTGTTGCTACGATGGAGGAAGAGAAG GTTGACACTAAAGTGCAATAACATCAGAACCCACAGTGAAAACATGAACACATCAGTCACACTATCAGTTTCAATTTCCACCAATGTGGACATCAACCATTCAAATGGGGTACAAGATGTAGAGATGACTGTTAACCCATCTTATGGTGTTATTGAACAATTGATATAA
- the LOC136254937 gene encoding uncharacterized protein, with product MTAKLKTPRRNGRSCTSTGFVYIAAVTLVAVTLFITAAVIVAVYTNRHPGDSDSQPSLRVSYQLHVNPADSTIMTAETADGDLISVVGEKSSSGVPLTIDEFIVENDNHGSIFVSMNDDGTIKSALSSDGLQIDFIWDEHQTVINTTAVINGSQQVFIKMNLSEPVDTKLMSNSNKRKPLKRSYRYQPRYTNQATKPVKRRRDTQTSDHTDVFVSVESCNGPQPNTAKVYADVLLGYNLDNDTYERKVKYWGAKSSKPGEYKVQVPTTLRNGTNFGSACNNTNLILGKICNVFHKINSVTQFVSGMDADSVFCSFLKSGILTEFPSINNYFALSRFCESIFRPFKSMCNLVGTDKSNNILSCNSLPVVDNGVTIEQNIFFMPTAIFPHGNTIQGTGKVLPIQPGANIVPHQFTISDGGPLRITGFSITPFNPLPKESYVVNVSYNCYSTPMFSAYISVTGTDNFADSQTCYTGPTCTLRVSGSDKSQRDDVKITVKNGQTSVSLMSVVHY from the coding sequence ATGACTGCTAAATTGAAAACACCAAGACGGAACGGAAGATCATGTACTAGTACTGGTTTTGTTTATATAGCTGCCGTTACCCTTGTAGCGGTTACACTCTTCATTACTGCTGCTGTGATTGTTGCCGTGTACACAAATCGTCACCCTGGAGACTCTGATTCACAGCCAAGCTTAAGAGTGTCCTACCAACTACATGTTAATCCTGCTGACTCTACAATAATGACTGCTGAGACAGCTGATGGTGATCTTATTTCTGTGGTTGGTGAGAAATCTTCCAGTGGTGTTCCTCTTACAATTGATGAATTTATTGTTGAAAATGATAATCATGGATCAATATTTGTCTCTATGAATGATGATGGAACAATTAAATCTGCTCTAAGCAGTGACGGGTTACAAATTGACTTCATTTGGGATGAGCACCAGACTGTGATTAACACTACAGCTGTTATTAATGGTTCGCAACAAGTTTTCATCAAAATGAATTTATCTGAACCAGTAGATACAAAGTTAATGTCTAATAGTAACAAAAGAAAACCATTAAAGAGAAGCTATAGATATCAACCAAGATATACCAatcaagccacaaagccagttAAACGTCGAAGAGATACTCAGACATCTGATCATACTGATGTGTTTGTTTCTGTGGAGTCATGTAATGGACCACAACCTAATACAGCGAAAGTTTATGCAGATGTTCTATTAGGTTATAACCTAGACAATGATACGTATGAACGTAAAGTCAAATATTGGGGAGCGAAATCCTCAAAACCTGGTGAATATAAAGTACAAGTTCCCACCACTTTAAGGAATGGTACAAACTTTGGAAGTGCTTGTAATAATACAAACTTAATCTTAGGAAAGATATGTAATGTTTTTCATAAGATTAACAGTGTAACTCAGTTTGTATCAGGAATGGACGCAGACTCTGTATTTTGCTCTTTTCTTAAAAGTGGCATACTCACTGAATTTCCTtcaataaataattattttgcacTTTCTCGCTTTTGTGAAAGTATTTTTAGACCATTCAAGTCAATGTGTAACCTAGTTGGTACAGACAAATCTAATAATATTCTATCTTGTAATTCTCTCCCAGTTGTTGATAATGGTGTCACAATTGAACAGAATATTTTCTTTATGCCGACTGCAATTTTCCCACATGGCAATACCATTCAAGGTACAGGGAAAGTCTTACCTATACAGCCTGGAGCAAACATTGTACCACACCAGTTTACTATCAGTGATGGAGGACCATTGCGTATCACTGGATTCAGTATTACTCCCTTTAACCCACTTCCTAAAGAATCTTATGTGGTAAATGTATCTTATAATTGCTACTCAACTCCTATGTTTTCTGCTTACATCTCTGTGACTGGAACAGACAATTTTGCTGACAGTCAGACATGCTACACTGGACCTACTTGTACATTACGTGTTTCTGGATCTGACAAGTCACAAAGAGATGATGTAAAGATAACTGTTAAAAATGGTCAGACCAGTGTGTCACTGATGTCTGTGGTTCACTACTAG
- the LOC136254948 gene encoding uncharacterized protein isoform X2: protein MSNYFLFTLLTLISGSQLDISNAPDSYWVYQSNQYNSSLPYLQDSRCSATRDDKIDSNNDSSQRNSMLLNCSQPSALFDGSIGRYIPNLPETSDLLKHYTWQKSITPNPFVAMKYIQPLVELTNITLYLYKEERLNIHLPVISVCTSTSQNFSQCDDVEISPRHQFNDGVVAWPVTLLTPARSVTFLNISFQYELETVHQWIFLSEVRVRQRQAPQITITPTGYGIAGRPLVLRCSFPPTNQTVNITWIFTNTNSEENTVTLAEYTTLTPSNGYGEFTIPNFQSRHSGNYRCLILVLNGDIVLEEISSIERTVKIAVPPTLSHPPQNVTTYTNSLAFFQCGISNETFPPANVEWFKGSEVLNIDDDNLFVSPNNNTLIIHSSTSADEGEYHCQALNDVGSVTSDDVTLTVIDQSSGDDPPGVVTNISVQPVSQTQVRVKWYPPKLLIFYPHSLQYRIYWDDVEDGASLSVENARQFSELLPSSQTDYLVKDLNQAYKLSIIIVAYFYTEKGKASQSVRGRTYGNVPVELPGSVSVTRSNNNRTIEVRWNTIVPNRGQGEGDVYRYDIRYYKCGEQDNAIIIDGDHPPAMSDQQMKTIPNVDPDTEYSVQVRVIVLIQSEPDVRFGVGRWSGDVCKDSTAPMEDNDTAAGYLTFILGSLAALFVIGFTVTVICITVLLRWRKRRLTLKCNNIRTHSENMNTSVTLSVSISTNVDINHSNGVQDVEMTVNPSYGVIEQLI from the exons ATGAGTAACTACTTTCTGTTTACTCTGCTAACACTGATCAGTGGATCACAGCTTGATATCAGTAATG CACCAGATTCCTATTGGGTCTATCAGTCTAACCAATATAACAGTAGTCTGCCATATCTGCAAGATAGTAGATGCAGTGCAACAAGAGATGATAAGATCGACAGCAATAATGATAGCAGTCAAAGAAATTCAATGCTGTTGAATTGTTCACAACCATCAGCTCTGTTTGATGGAAGTATTGGTAGATACATTCCTAATTTACCAGAAACTAGTGACTTACTAAAACACTACACATGGCAGAAATCAATCACTCCTAATCCATTTGTTGCAATGAAATATATACAGCCACTAGTAGAGCTTACTAACATTACATTGTATTTATATAAAGAAGAAAGACTAAACATACACCTTCCTGTTATTAGTGTGTGTACATCTACTTCACAAAATTTCTCACAATGTGATGATGTTGAGATATCACCAAGACATCAGTTTAATGATGGTGTGGTAGCTTGGCCAGTGACACTCCTCACACCTGCAAGATCAGTAACATTCTTAAATATTTCCTTTCAGTATGAACTTGAGACTGTTCACCAGTGGATATTCCTTAGTGAAGTGAGAGTGCGACAGAGGCaag CTCCACAGATTACTATCACTCCTACTGGGTATGGCATAGCAGGTAGACCGCTAGTACTCAGATGTAGCTTTCCACCAACAAATCAAACCGTCAACATAACATGGATCTTCACTAATACCAACAGTGAGGAAAATACTGTGACACTAGCTGAATACACTACTCTAACACCCAGTAATGGATATGGAGAATTCACCATTCCTAACTTTCAGTCTCGGCATTCTGGTAATTACAGATGTTTGATCCTTGTGTTAAATGGTGATATTGTGCTGGAAGAGATTAGCAGCATTGAGAGGACTGTCAAAATAGCAG TTCCTCCCACCCTATCACACCCTCCACAAAATGTGACTACCTACACAAACTCGCTGGCATTCTTTCAGTGTGGTATCAGTAATGAGACCTTCCCACCTGCCAATGTTGAATGGTTTAAAGGATCAGAAGTACTGAACATTGATGATGATAACCTCTTTGTTTCACCCAACAATAATACTTTGATAATACATTCCAGCACTAGTGCAGATGAAGGGGAATATCACTGCCAAGCACTGAATGATGTTGGGTCAGTCACAAGTGATGATGTAACCCTGACAGTGATAGACCAATCTTCTggtg ATGATCCTCCAGGTGTTGTAACAAATATATCAGTTCAGCCAGTTAGCCAGACACAGGTCAGAGTGAAATGGTACCCACcaaaacttttaattttttatcCTCACTCACTACAGTACAGG ATTTATTGGGATGATGTTGAAGATGGCGCATCACTTAGTGTAGAAAATGCAAGACAGTTTTCAGAGTTGCTACCTTCATCACAAACTGACTACCTTGTCAAAGATCTCAACCAAGCATACAAACTTTCAATCATTATTGTTGCTTATTTTTACACTGAGAAGGGTAAAGCAAGTCAATCAGTAAGAGGCCGCACTTATGGCAATG TCCCAGTAGAACTACCTGGCTCTGTTTCAGTCACACGTTCTAATAACAACAGAACAATTGAAGTGAGATGGAATACGATAGTTCCCAATCGTGGTCAAGGTGAAGGAGATGTGTATCGATATGATATTAGATATTATAAATGTGGAGAGCAAGATAATGCAATAATCATTGATGGAGACCATCCCCCAGCGATGTCCGACCAACAGATGAAGACCATTCCTAATGTAGACCCTGATACTGAGTATAGTGTACAAGTCAGAGTGATTGTGTTGATACAGAGTGAACCTGATGTGAGGTTTGGAGTTGGCAGATGGTCTGGAGATGTTTGCAAGGACTCCACTG CACCTATGGAGGATAATGACACAGCTGCAGGGTATCTCACTTTTATTTTGGGCAGTCTGGCAGCTTTGTTTGTTATCGGATTCACTGTTACTGTAATATGTATCACTGTGTTGCTACGATGGAGGAAGAGAAG GTTGACACTAAAGTGCAATAACATCAGAACCCACAGTGAAAACATGAACACATCAGTCACACTATCAGTTTCAATTTCCACCAATGTGGACATCAACCATTCAAATGGGGTACAAGATGTAGAGATGACTGTTAACCCATCTTATGGTGTTATTGAACAATTGATATAA